The Polyodon spathula isolate WHYD16114869_AA chromosome 23, ASM1765450v1, whole genome shotgun sequence genome has a window encoding:
- the LOC121297916 gene encoding tumor necrosis factor receptor superfamily member 5-like, which produces MHFASVLVNIAIVFQACRSAPTCGPEQYLDKNNKCCEKCPMGEKRVSGCESPVCVSCADGEYMSEYNSKTSCIVKTYCDPNLNFVYKSHGSRFENAQCICKEGTHCSSADCDTCNANTECGKGHGVKAAATEQKDTECEACPKNYYSNITSAKEPCIPWTSCAPGLVVKTEGTATSDVVCGPGGRDDRVAMTVWITVGVLAVLVAVGFGVYTQRAKLTEHCKKHKGQYHTIQVPVPAKEVNNPVEVDDQQLLQEPEPKSPTEETLSEGKRLVTQEVGKDSHMPEQDSQDSRF; this is translated from the exons ATGCATTTTGCCTCTGTACTCGTGAATATAGCTATCGTCTTTCAG GCGTGCAGATCCGCTCCGACCTGTGGACCGGAACAGTACCTTGATAAAAACAATAAGTGCTGTGAAAAGTGTCCAATGG GTGAGAAGAGAGTGTCTGGATGTGAAAGCCCAGTATGTGTATCTTGTGCGGATGGCGAGTATATGTCAGAATACAACTCCAAGACATCCTGCATTGTGAAGACATACTGTGATCCAA ATCTGAACTTTGTTTATAAGTCTCACGGGAGCCGTTTTGAAAATGCACAGTGTATATGCAAAGAAGGGACCCATTGCTCCAGTGCAGACTGTGACACCTGCAATGCAAACACAGAATGTGGCAAAGGACATGGAGTCAAGGCAGCAG cTACTGAGCAGAAAGACACTGAGTGTGAGGCATGCCCTAAGAACTACTACTCTAACATCACTTCAGCAAAAGAGCCCTGCATCCCGTGGACATC GTGTGCGCCAGGACTCGTTGTGAAAACAGAAGGAACCGCAACTTCTGATGTCGTGTGTG GTCCAGGTGGACGAGACGACAGGGTTGCCATGACAGTCTGGATTACAGTGGGGGTTCTTGCAGTTCTGGTAGCTGTGGGTTTTGGTGTTTACACACAAAGAG CAAAACTGACGGAGCACTGCAAAAAG CATAAGGGACAATACCATACAATACAAGTGCCAGTGCCGGCTAAGGAGGTCAACAACCCTGTAGAGGTGGATGACCAGCAGCTTCTCCAGGAACCAGAACCCAAGAGTCCCACTGAGGAAACTCTGTCTGAAGGGAAAAGGCTGGTGACCCAGGAGGTAGGGAAGGACTCCCACATGCCAGAGCAAGATTCACAAGACTCCCGTTTCTAA